Proteins co-encoded in one Deinococcus arcticus genomic window:
- the tsaB gene encoding tRNA (adenosine(37)-N6)-threonylcarbamoyltransferase complex dimerization subunit type 1 TsaB, which yields MAASSSSVTLALDTATPWLTLALVWPEGELSVSREVGRAHAELLPGAARTLLNDVGLPFHADLIVIGTGPGSYTGVRVGASYALGLGRVWGAPVLGVSTLEALVRGEGRQGVSLDARKGNVYGAVYDVQGGVVQGRLHDPARLPLPDFQALLGDTPHHQDGAPDGLALLRAGVAHGQRDWALAYL from the coding sequence ATGGCCGCCTCTTCCTCCTCTGTCACCCTGGCCCTGGACACGGCCACCCCCTGGCTGACGCTGGCCCTGGTGTGGCCAGAGGGTGAACTCAGCGTGTCGCGCGAGGTGGGCCGCGCCCACGCCGAGCTGTTGCCCGGGGCCGCCCGCACCCTGTTGAACGATGTGGGCCTGCCCTTCCACGCCGATCTGATCGTGATTGGCACCGGCCCCGGCTCGTATACCGGCGTGCGGGTGGGGGCCAGCTACGCCCTGGGCCTGGGCCGGGTGTGGGGCGCGCCCGTACTGGGGGTCAGCACCCTCGAAGCCCTGGTGCGCGGGGAGGGCCGCCAGGGCGTGTCCCTGGACGCCCGCAAGGGCAACGTGTACGGCGCGGTGTACGACGTGCAGGGCGGCGTGGTCCAGGGACGCCTGCACGACCCGGCCCGCCTGCCCCTGCCCGACTTTCAGGCCCTGCTGGGCGACACCCCGCACCACCAGGACGGTGCCCCCGACGGCCTGGCCCTGCTGCGCGCCGGCGTGGCGCATGGGCAGCGGGACTGGGCGCTGGCGTATCTGTAA